The nucleotide sequence GCGCACCTCCCAGGTTGATAGCGCAGTGTGAGCCAAAAAAGGAGAGTCCCTGGTCATCGACTATTTTGCACCGCAAGAGTAAGAAGCTTGGGAAGTCAGCACTAAACATCGGTGCACATGAACGAGACGTTGACTTGCTGGCTGAACAATTCGAAAGGCTTTCAATTGAAGAGGCTCCAGAGACGAGTGATGAAAGTAGCTACTTCAACGTGAGTTTCATGTGCGACGAAACCAAAGAGGAGTACGAATTGTCGAATGTACACGAGTCGCCATTGTTCCGGGAGCGTACTATAAGGCTGGATGACATTGCGAAGGGGTTGGAGACGATTGGCCGTGCGCTCGCGTTGCAACGCAACGTTGGATGGCAAGAGCACTGGGAATTTCTTGGCGCGTTCTGCAATCTGGCGAGTGCTGAGGGTCTACAAACACTCGATGCGTATCTGGCTGAACGTTCCTCCGAGCagagaaagaagtcagaaaaaTCCTCGAAGCAAGTAAACACAACGATCAATACGGAGGCAAAAACGGACTTAGAAGCAGACAAAGCGTCGACGATCACGAAGGACGAGCGAAGCAATGTGTCCAACTGGTGGTACCTTAGGCCGTTGAAATCGTTGCAAGTGTTAGCGATAACAGtttcgaaatatttcaccgctCCATCGCAAGAATGTGtggaggacgaagaggacgagTACTACAGCTGCACCGATTCCGATGACGACAGCGTCAACGACTCTATCCTTGCGCGGCAGGATGCATTTATAAATTCAGGATCAACACCAGGCAACGATGACTACAATGTTTGGAAAGCTCTGCAACACGAAAATATTGACGAACTACGTCATCCGCACGTTTTCCAGTGGCAGAAAGCCATGTCAAGCTTCACGGTTCGCAATGAAAAATAAGACAATAACAATTCATAAATAtatgtaatttatttcttGATAGCTTTAATCATCTGTAAACTTCTGGAATCTCTTGTAATAAATCAATTGTAGATCATTCGCACACCATTTTTGCTTTGGAATCGTCTTTCCTCGATCCGTCTTTTATTCAC is from Anopheles cruzii unplaced genomic scaffold, idAnoCruzAS_RS32_06 scaffold02603_ctg1, whole genome shotgun sequence and encodes:
- the LOC128276823 gene encoding ankyrin repeat and LEM domain-containing protein 2-like codes for the protein TTRTVPLEPEPVLQFVKPSSKQLLAFRKLIEENDVGKVREIIETNPRYLINKVNRPTILKEGPRYNALHIVAIEGRERICQCILQTVSKPAYMALLHGEPSPADAEATAMLLDMYLNTPDKSSNETPLHFAAKYGSVGVVMELMAYAECKVQRNPQGMLPGDMICSRAKAVNNTPEIRQAIRELLEVGFYVPVLRSDGDSVPPIVGEPFTIANPSKLEPEDVTNSRRTIKAYAGPMSRDDAISFFKRWSAPPRLIAQCEPKKESPWSSTILHRKSKKLGKSALNIGAHERDVDLLAEQFERLSIEEAPETSDESSYFNVSFMCDETKEEYELSNVHESPLFRERTIRLDDIAKGLETIGRALALQRNVGWQEHWEFLGAFCNLASAEGLQTLDAYLAERSSEQRKKSEKSSKQVNTTINTEAKTDLEADKASTITKDERSNVSNWWYLRPLKSLQVLAITVSKYFTAPSQECVEDEEDEYYSCTDSDDDSVNDSILARQDAFINSGSTPGNDDYNVWKALQHENIDELRHPHVFQWQKAMSSFTVRNEK